A window of Halostagnicola kamekurae genomic DNA:
CAATCTCCGCCACAAGAGCGGTTCAACTATTTTACTCTATGCCCATAACTTTCGTCACTCATTATAATTTCTGAGGACATCGTGAACGACGGGATTCTCTCGCTATTGAAGATAGATCACCGTAAACTGGGGCGTGCTGACCTGCGCAGGCAGCCCGGGTTAGCCACTGCTGGATCAACTACCCGTACGGAACGACGTAAAGAAACCCACAGATTACAGCGGAAGTAGTGGGGTTAGACATATATAAATAATCACCCTCAGCGGAAGCAGCGGAACCAAAGGTTAAGGTTCTGTCATCCAATACCTTACCCAATGAGCGACTTCAGTTTCGAGCCTACCGGTCGAATCTTCAAAGAGCGGGCCGCGTTGCTCGAGGAGTGGACGCCTGACACACTTGTCGGTCGCGACCAAGAACTCCAGCAGTATCACGCAGCCCTGCAACCGGTAATCGAAGCCGAAACACCGTCGAACATCTTTCTCTATGGGAAAAGCGGTGTTGGAAAGACCGCTGCAACTCGATTCCTCTTAGATCAACTCGAGGACAGCGCCGCCGATGTCGACCGGGTAGACCTCCACACCGTCGAAATCAACTGTGATGGGTTGAACTCGAGCTACCAAACTGCGGTCGCTCTGGTGAACGAACTCCGAGATCCAGCCAACCAGATATCGAATACCGGCTATCCACAAGCCTCTGTCTATCAATTTCTCTTCAACGAACTTGACAAGCTCGGCGGAACGATCTTGGTCGTACTCGACGAGGTCGACCATATCGAAGACAACAGTCTCCTCTATAAACTCCCGCGGGCTCGGTCAAACGGCGATATCACGACCGCGCGGTTGGGTGTAATCGGGATTTCGAACGACCTCAGTTTCCGGAATCAACTCAGTTCGAAAGTGCGCTCAAGTCTCTGCGAGAAGGAGGTTTCCTTTAGCGCCTACGACGCGACGGAACTAATGAAGGTCCTCCGACAACGTGTGTCAGTT
This region includes:
- a CDS encoding orc1/cdc6 family replication initiation protein, with protein sequence MSDFSFEPTGRIFKERAALLEEWTPDTLVGRDQELQQYHAALQPVIEAETPSNIFLYGKSGVGKTAATRFLLDQLEDSAADVDRVDLHTVEINCDGLNSSYQTAVALVNELRDPANQISNTGYPQASVYQFLFNELDKLGGTILVVLDEVDHIEDNSLLYKLPRARSNGDITTARLGVIGISNDLSFRNQLSSKVRSSLCEKEVSFSAYDATELMKVLRQRVSVAFNDDVLDDGVIEMCAAYGAKDSGDARQALDLLLETGDIARERNAEQVSEEHVREARERLQTDQVIEGISNYSLHGQLVLWALTLLEEQDETPARTRDIRGPYEQLCDREGTDPVSDRAVREYLAELETLGIINSTEINRGKGGGKFKKHKLNQSTSSVKAGLKELIGTIA